In Microcoleus sp. FACHB-831, the following proteins share a genomic window:
- a CDS encoding class I SAM-dependent methyltransferase, protein MLSRLPIDYALWKKLALFKHGSMEQPSYAYEVFKQHCDRVKPDEGFVSLELGPGDSLFSAIISRAFGGSESYLIDNGAFAMKDMQPYRLLAKFLNEKGLLTPKIDSCQSLEEILNACSAHYLTQGLVSLQSIPDDSVDFIWSHAVLEHIKRNEFLDTMQELRRIIRKDGACSHQVDLRDHLGGALNNLRFSEDIWESSFMANSGFYTNRIQYTEIINIFKKAKFNVEVVKVARWPSLPTPRSKLSQEFQYITDEELCISGFSVLLKPI, encoded by the coding sequence GTGCTGTCTCGATTGCCAATAGATTATGCTCTGTGGAAAAAACTTGCCCTTTTTAAACATGGGTCAATGGAGCAGCCAAGCTATGCGTATGAAGTCTTTAAACAACATTGCGATCGCGTTAAACCTGACGAAGGTTTTGTTAGTTTGGAACTTGGCCCTGGAGACTCGCTTTTTTCTGCAATAATAAGTCGCGCTTTTGGTGGTTCCGAATCTTATCTCATTGATAATGGAGCCTTTGCTATGAAAGATATGCAACCCTATCGACTACTGGCAAAATTTCTAAATGAGAAAGGATTGCTTACGCCTAAAATAGATAGTTGCCAATCCTTAGAAGAAATTCTTAACGCCTGTTCTGCACATTACCTAACACAAGGTTTAGTATCATTGCAATCAATTCCTGATGATTCGGTAGATTTTATTTGGTCGCACGCCGTCCTCGAACATATTAAGCGAAACGAGTTCTTAGATACCATGCAAGAACTACGCCGAATTATTCGTAAAGATGGTGCTTGTTCTCATCAAGTTGATTTAAGAGACCATTTAGGCGGGGCGTTGAATAATCTTAGGTTTTCCGAAGATATTTGGGAATCTAGTTTTATGGCTAATTCAGGATTTTATACTAATAGAATTCAGTATACAGAAATAATAAATATATTTAAAAAAGCCAAATTTAATGTCGAAGTGGTCAAAGTAGCTCGCTGGCCTAGCTTACCAACCCCAAGGTCGAAGCTATCTCAAGAATTTCAATACATTACTGACGAAGAACTATGCATATCGGGATTTTCTGTACTATTAAAACCAATATAG